One Desulfobulbus oligotrophicus DNA segment encodes these proteins:
- the ndk gene encoding nucleoside-diphosphate kinase: MERTFAIIKPNAFIAGNAGKIIARISAEGFSIIGLKKLYLSKREAEGFYYVHKDKPFFGELTDFMSSGPCIVMVLEAKDAIKKWRDLMGATNPANAAEGTLRREFGDSLEANATHGSDAPETAAFEISYFFSGLELLV, encoded by the coding sequence ATGGAACGCACCTTTGCCATTATTAAACCCAACGCCTTTATCGCCGGCAACGCCGGTAAAATTATTGCTCGCATCTCTGCTGAAGGATTCAGCATTATCGGTCTGAAAAAATTGTACCTCAGTAAACGTGAAGCCGAAGGTTTCTATTATGTGCATAAAGACAAACCCTTTTTCGGTGAACTCACCGACTTTATGTCCAGCGGTCCATGTATCGTCATGGTCCTTGAGGCCAAAGATGCCATCAAAAAATGGCGCGATCTCATGGGAGCGACAAACCCTGCCAATGCAGCTGAAGGGACGCTGCGTCGTGAATTTGGAGACTCCCTTGAAGCCAACGCCACCCACGGCTCCGATGCACCGGAAACCGCTGCTTTTGAAATCAGTTATTTCTTTTCAGGACTTGAGTTGCTGGTATAA
- a CDS encoding OmpA family protein produces MNKVIRWTAIIGMAAMLTACAGANRQQTGTGVGAAAGAGVGAILGQAIGHNTTSTLVGAGIGALLGGIAGNQIGAYMDSQEQDLRQVEAASIQRDHDVLTATFKSDMFFDYDSSSLKPGAYTELDRVANVLSKYPQTTIRVEGHTDARGSDQYNQQLSERRANAVKNALTQRGIDSRRIEAVGYGESQLISSSDAMNRRVNIVITPIRQG; encoded by the coding sequence ATGAACAAGGTAATCAGATGGACAGCAATAATCGGAATGGCTGCTATGTTGACCGCTTGTGCCGGCGCCAACAGGCAACAGACCGGAACCGGTGTTGGGGCTGCAGCCGGTGCAGGGGTAGGGGCAATCCTTGGTCAGGCTATTGGTCATAACACCACCAGTACGTTAGTTGGTGCTGGTATCGGCGCTCTTTTGGGTGGAATTGCCGGTAATCAGATCGGTGCCTATATGGACAGCCAGGAACAGGATCTGCGGCAGGTCGAGGCTGCCAGTATTCAGCGTGACCACGACGTGCTGACCGCCACCTTCAAAAGTGATATGTTTTTTGATTATGACTCATCCTCACTTAAACCAGGTGCGTACACTGAGCTGGACAGGGTTGCCAATGTACTGAGCAAGTACCCGCAAACAACAATCCGGGTGGAAGGGCATACTGATGCGCGGGGGAGCGATCAGTATAATCAGCAGTTGTCCGAGCGTCGGGCCAATGCAGTTAAAAATGCCCTTACACAGCGTGGGATAGACTCACGGCGTATTGAGGCGGTCGGTTACGGTGAGTCCCAGCTGATCTCTTCCAGTGATGCTATGAACCGACGGGTTAATATCGTTATTACTCCGATTCGGCAGGGCTAA
- a CDS encoding HD-GYP domain-containing protein, translating into MPTPRPPVLHRFIYRVLTVRLLLMTAVICSATGTMVFFTERQHLTTEVTRSTQQGLHQLLARSILIAEEDHVNSQAAFLQALDERFTALAAQQNSGSYVYGGFYRSDDPHQTEERLNTDYTYAKTVERYVRVHPPPTGNVELAEVVTLGDRLHIHVILPIFDQKQEQTGSVRVLFAPSDTVLKGMQKKLRRILILIILTVLATSVLLYPVIVHLVNRLTIFSHNLLKANLDTFALLANVIAKRDSNTADHHFRVTLYAVHLAESMGLAATEIQTLIKGAFLHDIGKIGVRDEILLKTGELNKEESRLMQDHVHHGTDIITGSGWLADAAQIIENHHEKFDGSGYPQGKAGADIPLPARIFAVVDVFDALTSKRPYKEPLSWQAASAVLERGRNTHFDPQILSAFQALIPELYRAYVDCSPRKLEDDLRAVFNHYFNERMTIYY; encoded by the coding sequence ATGCCAACACCTCGCCCTCCTGTGCTGCATCGTTTTATCTATCGTGTTCTTACCGTACGCCTGCTGCTCATGACGGCTGTCATCTGTTCAGCCACCGGCACCATGGTGTTCTTCACGGAACGGCAGCACCTCACAACTGAAGTGACCAGGTCAACACAACAGGGACTACACCAACTGCTTGCCAGATCGATATTGATTGCCGAAGAAGATCACGTCAACAGTCAGGCTGCATTTCTTCAGGCACTGGATGAACGTTTCACTGCCCTGGCGGCACAACAAAATAGCGGCAGCTATGTGTATGGCGGATTTTATCGATCCGATGATCCCCACCAAACTGAGGAACGGCTGAACACTGACTACACATACGCCAAAACTGTAGAGAGGTATGTCCGTGTTCATCCGCCCCCAACTGGTAACGTTGAACTGGCCGAAGTTGTCACGCTTGGGGACAGATTGCACATTCATGTGATTCTGCCGATATTTGATCAGAAACAGGAACAAACCGGTTCCGTTCGTGTTCTCTTTGCTCCTTCTGATACTGTTCTTAAGGGTATGCAAAAAAAACTGCGCCGTATTCTGATCCTTATCATACTCACCGTACTGGCGACCAGTGTCCTGCTGTATCCGGTCATTGTACACCTGGTCAACAGGCTGACGATTTTTTCCCACAACCTTTTAAAAGCCAACCTCGACACCTTTGCACTGCTTGCCAACGTTATTGCCAAACGCGACAGCAACACTGCAGACCATCATTTCCGGGTGACACTGTATGCCGTTCATCTCGCTGAATCGATGGGCCTGGCCGCCACCGAAATTCAGACATTGATTAAAGGTGCATTTCTGCACGATATCGGAAAAATCGGGGTGCGCGATGAGATACTTCTTAAGACAGGCGAACTCAATAAAGAAGAAAGTCGTCTGATGCAAGATCATGTCCACCACGGCACGGATATTATAACCGGATCCGGGTGGTTGGCCGATGCAGCGCAGATCATTGAAAATCACCATGAAAAATTTGACGGCAGCGGTTATCCCCAGGGCAAGGCAGGTGCAGATATCCCTTTGCCGGCAAGGATTTTTGCAGTTGTCGACGTGTTCGATGCTTTAACTTCAAAACGACCCTATAAAGAGCCGCTTTCCTGGCAGGCGGCATCCGCTGTTCTGGAGCGTGGCAGAAACACACATTTCGATCCCCAGATCCTCAGTGCTTTCCAGGCACTGATTCCGGAGTTATATCGCGCCTATGTCGACTGTTCACCCCGGAAACTCGAAGATGATCTACGGGCAGTGTTCAATCACTACTTCAATGAAAGGATGACTATCTACTACTGA
- a CDS encoding inorganic phosphate transporter, whose translation MITALLILVIFAALVFEYINGFHDSANSIATVVSTKVLTARVAVIYAGCFEVIGAFLGTHVANTIGQGIITAEIVTQGVILCALLSAIIWNLVTWYYGIPSSSSHALIGGLMGAGIAKAGWEVILFDGVTKKILMPMVTSPMFGFGIGFVFMVIILWTCARARPNIVNKWFRKLQLVSAGIMALSHGSNDAQKTMGIITLALVSNGLLDEFKVPTWVILSCAVTMGLGTMAGGWRIIRTMGSKMIKLKPVHGFAAETSAAAVILTASHFGIPVSTTHIISTSIMGVGSTRGANALKLGIVGNIVLAWVLTIPVCMFIATILYRFLPV comes from the coding sequence ATGATTACAGCTCTGCTTATACTGGTAATTTTTGCGGCATTGGTCTTTGAATATATCAATGGATTTCATGATTCAGCCAACTCCATTGCCACTGTTGTTTCGACAAAGGTCCTGACGGCCCGGGTAGCTGTTATCTATGCAGGGTGTTTCGAGGTCATTGGTGCATTTCTTGGAACACATGTGGCCAATACCATTGGACAGGGGATCATCACTGCTGAAATTGTCACCCAGGGAGTCATCCTTTGCGCTCTTTTATCCGCAATTATCTGGAACCTGGTCACCTGGTACTATGGCATTCCATCCAGCTCCTCCCATGCCCTGATCGGTGGACTGATGGGAGCCGGTATTGCCAAGGCCGGTTGGGAAGTTATTCTGTTTGACGGCGTCACAAAAAAAATTCTGATGCCGATGGTTACCTCACCGATGTTCGGTTTTGGAATCGGTTTTGTCTTCATGGTCATTATTCTCTGGACCTGCGCACGGGCACGCCCGAACATCGTCAACAAGTGGTTTCGTAAGTTGCAGCTGGTTTCAGCGGGAATCATGGCGCTCAGTCACGGCAGCAACGATGCGCAAAAGACCATGGGTATTATTACCCTGGCCCTGGTTAGTAACGGTCTCCTAGACGAGTTCAAGGTGCCGACCTGGGTTATTCTCAGTTGTGCTGTCACCATGGGTCTGGGCACCATGGCCGGTGGTTGGCGGATCATCCGTACCATGGGCAGCAAAATGATCAAACTCAAACCTGTGCATGGTTTTGCTGCTGAAACCTCAGCTGCAGCTGTGATCCTGACCGCCTCTCATTTCGGTATCCCTGTGAGTACAACCCATATCATCTCCACCTCGATCATGGGCGTGGGCAGCACAAGGGGCGCCAACGCTCTCAAACTCGGCATTGTCGGCAACATCGTCCTGGCCTGGGTGCTGACCATCCCGGTGTGCATGTTCATCGCCACCATCCTCTATCGGTTTTTGCCTGTTTAG
- a CDS encoding DUF4126 domain-containing protein: protein MDGFDHLTNIIALTLGTAWASGINLYAAVLMLGVLGAKNIIQLPAGLEMLAHPWVIGAAGCIYVVEFIADKVPGVDTVWDVLHTFIRIPAGVILAVAAVGHVDTGLAVAAGLGGGTLSLGSHALKSGTRIVAHLSPEPFSNWTLSLGEDALVVAGIWSALNHPWIFLFLLLFFFMIAIWSIARLWKILGHKLRSVDTVFRRFLLR, encoded by the coding sequence ATGGATGGCTTTGACCATCTGACCAACATTATCGCCCTGACATTGGGTACTGCCTGGGCCAGCGGCATCAACCTGTATGCCGCTGTGCTCATGTTAGGGGTTCTGGGGGCAAAGAACATCATCCAGTTACCCGCAGGTCTGGAAATGCTGGCTCACCCCTGGGTGATCGGTGCGGCAGGGTGTATATATGTTGTCGAATTTATTGCTGATAAGGTGCCTGGGGTTGATACTGTATGGGATGTTCTCCACACGTTTATTCGTATTCCAGCCGGAGTTATCCTGGCGGTCGCCGCAGTCGGGCATGTTGATACAGGGCTTGCTGTTGCCGCCGGATTGGGAGGCGGCACCTTATCGTTAGGCAGTCATGCACTGAAGTCCGGAACCAGGATTGTTGCTCATCTTTCTCCTGAACCTTTTTCTAACTGGACATTATCCCTGGGAGAAGATGCCCTGGTCGTTGCCGGTATCTGGAGTGCGCTCAACCATCCGTGGATCTTTCTTTTTCTCTTGCTCTTCTTCTTCATGATCGCAATCTGGTCGATTGCTCGTCTCTGGAAAATCCTTGGCCACAAACTGCGCAGTGTGGATACCGTCTTTCGCCGGTTTCTCCTGCGATAA
- a CDS encoding DUF47 domain-containing protein, whose product MGLGFISKFLPPPEKKFFNFFEEGAEVCELTAQLFYQIVYSDMKQQEDYLIHAKTYKRRSVEALEGSLALLNSTFITPIDREDIQLISTNLYNGTKVILKACLNLRIYKIEYYNETVKGQAEMLVKATEELRTIISMLKKNAPLKEITACDSRIKAIEGRGDEILYMATEEIFSGKYDALHVLKMRDIYKGIENALDICSVIADLIVNIAIKHS is encoded by the coding sequence ATGGGTCTAGGGTTTATTTCCAAATTCCTGCCTCCACCAGAAAAAAAGTTTTTCAATTTTTTCGAGGAAGGCGCTGAAGTCTGTGAACTCACGGCACAACTGTTTTACCAGATCGTGTACTCAGACATGAAACAGCAGGAAGATTATCTTATCCATGCCAAAACCTACAAACGACGATCAGTTGAAGCCCTGGAAGGCAGTCTGGCTCTTCTCAACAGTACCTTTATCACGCCGATTGACCGAGAAGATATCCAGCTGATTTCAACCAACCTCTATAACGGTACCAAAGTCATCCTCAAGGCATGTCTTAACCTGCGTATCTATAAAATCGAATATTATAACGAAACGGTTAAAGGCCAGGCAGAGATGCTTGTTAAGGCAACAGAGGAGTTGCGAACGATCATCTCCATGCTCAAAAAAAATGCGCCGTTAAAGGAGATAACTGCCTGTGACTCGCGCATCAAGGCTATTGAAGGGCGAGGTGATGAAATTCTTTATATGGCCACTGAAGAGATCTTCTCCGGCAAATACGATGCGCTGCATGTCCTTAAAATGCGCGACATCTATAAAGGCATTGAAAACGCCCTGGACATCTGCTCGGTCATTGCCGACCTGATTGTTAATATTGCCATTAAACACAGTTAA
- a CDS encoding sigma-54-dependent transcriptional regulator, giving the protein MYRYKILIVDDDRLLQNSLCAILSEKYEPLVAGSGEEALRLLTRQSVDLVLLDIRLPGMDGIETLDRLKSMRPELLVIMMTAFEDIKTVITSMKKGSYDYLVKPLEIEMFELVIEKALETLRLKKEVEELRRVYRKRFNIENIVGESEGFKRVLEFADKVAKGYDTTVLIEGESGVGKEVVARMIHHRSSRFDKPFVGINCGAISKELLESELFGYEKGTFTGGLQEGKQGKIEMADSGTLLLDEVSELHPAAQVKLLRFLEEREFYSVGGTHKKKVDVRVIAATNKSLAEQVQAGIFREDLFYRLNVARIIVPSLGERRADIIPLTLFFMHKFNEKFGKNFCGITPEARKMLVQYPWRGNIRELKNAVERVVLMEEGRHIDAAHLVFLAFPYHSAQHTADFSITLPPDGLDLEQLTKQLIIQALEITGNNKTRAARLLGLSRPTLLYRIEKHGIGR; this is encoded by the coding sequence ATGTATCGATATAAGATATTGATTGTTGATGACGACAGACTCCTGCAAAACTCCTTATGTGCCATTCTCTCGGAAAAGTACGAGCCGCTGGTTGCCGGAAGCGGTGAAGAGGCCCTTCGTTTACTGACCCGGCAATCTGTTGATCTGGTCCTGCTTGATATTCGTCTTCCCGGAATGGATGGCATCGAGACCCTGGATCGACTCAAATCCATGCGCCCTGAGCTGCTGGTCATCATGATGACGGCTTTTGAGGACATTAAAACCGTTATCACCTCCATGAAAAAAGGGAGCTATGACTATCTGGTAAAGCCTCTGGAGATCGAGATGTTTGAGCTGGTGATTGAAAAGGCTCTGGAAACTCTGCGTTTAAAGAAAGAAGTTGAGGAGTTGCGGCGCGTATATCGCAAGAGATTCAATATTGAAAACATCGTAGGAGAAAGCGAGGGGTTCAAAAGGGTGCTGGAGTTTGCCGACAAAGTGGCCAAAGGGTACGACACCACAGTGCTGATTGAGGGGGAAAGCGGGGTGGGCAAGGAGGTGGTGGCCCGGATGATTCATCATCGCAGCAGTCGTTTTGATAAACCCTTTGTCGGCATCAACTGCGGTGCAATCAGCAAAGAATTGCTGGAGAGCGAGTTGTTCGGCTATGAAAAAGGGACCTTTACCGGTGGGCTGCAAGAAGGAAAACAGGGTAAAATTGAAATGGCTGACAGCGGTACTCTGCTGCTTGATGAGGTGAGTGAACTGCATCCTGCCGCGCAGGTGAAGCTGTTGCGATTTTTAGAAGAACGGGAGTTTTACTCTGTTGGCGGCACCCACAAGAAAAAAGTTGATGTCCGGGTCATTGCGGCGACGAATAAAAGTCTGGCTGAACAGGTACAGGCGGGTATCTTTCGTGAGGACCTTTTTTATCGACTCAATGTTGCCCGAATAATCGTTCCCTCTCTTGGTGAACGCAGGGCTGATATTATCCCGCTGACGTTGTTTTTCATGCACAAGTTCAATGAAAAGTTCGGCAAGAATTTCTGTGGTATTACACCTGAAGCCCGCAAGATGCTGGTCCAGTACCCATGGCGGGGCAATATCCGGGAGTTGAAAAATGCCGTGGAACGGGTGGTGTTGATGGAGGAGGGGAGGCATATCGATGCTGCTCATCTGGTCTTTCTGGCCTTTCCATACCACTCTGCCCAGCACACGGCTGATTTTTCCATCACCCTCCCGCCCGATGGGCTGGATCTCGAACAGCTGACCAAGCAGCTTATTATTCAGGCTCTGGAAATAACAGGCAACAACAAAACCAGGGCTGCCAGACTGCTGGGGCTTTCCCGGCCGACCCTTCTGTATCGCATTGAAAAACACGGTATTGGCAGATAG
- a CDS encoding alginate export family protein, with protein MKRANSPLAAGCVSLLAAATLMAGNVVAADEETPSLLQFYTGPNGSYARATLEVDLGFFSQGDSWFGNSRENLGKKSDYWWESLVRPGLDMQYVLPDSQSFYGRIDAVQANTFGGVDASGTNGPFYDTSEDVGDLRIDRAYMGWRSGTLFGSLGDDFLDLSFGRIQYFYGDGFLLGSQGFGGYNRAAYWIGSRKTADYAAVARMKSGNWSGDLVYFKADDRAKTDTKLGGGNINYAIENVVSLGAGFYMLDSDDERRDSMNVYNLRGGINPFALADGIPALRPLRFDAEFVHEDAGRRKVVDIDNPDFANGKAWHITASYAFEDVPWKPLLSYRYASFDENYDSLFYHSSDWGTWFQGEILGEYVLANENLNSHMVKLRLQPIDPVTVNLIYYKFKLHDATAGGVSSDKYADEYDLIVDWAVTDYFSLSVVGAIATPDDAAKELTGGDNTWSYVMVLGGLKF; from the coding sequence ATGAAACGTGCTAACTCCCCTCTTGCTGCAGGTTGCGTCTCACTGCTGGCCGCCGCGACACTCATGGCTGGAAACGTCGTTGCCGCTGACGAAGAAACTCCCAGTCTGCTGCAGTTTTACACAGGCCCCAACGGTAGTTACGCCAGGGCAACCTTAGAAGTTGATCTCGGCTTTTTTAGTCAAGGTGATTCCTGGTTTGGCAATTCTCGGGAAAATCTTGGTAAAAAGTCGGATTACTGGTGGGAATCACTCGTTCGTCCGGGGCTTGACATGCAATATGTCCTTCCTGATTCTCAATCTTTCTACGGACGAATCGATGCGGTTCAGGCGAACACCTTCGGTGGTGTTGATGCCTCCGGAACCAATGGACCCTTTTATGACACAAGTGAAGATGTCGGTGATCTCCGCATTGATCGAGCCTATATGGGCTGGCGCTCAGGGACCCTGTTTGGCTCATTGGGTGACGATTTCCTCGATCTCTCCTTTGGCCGGATACAGTACTTTTACGGCGACGGTTTTCTCCTCGGCTCGCAAGGTTTTGGTGGATACAATCGGGCAGCGTATTGGATAGGAAGTCGTAAAACCGCGGATTACGCCGCAGTAGCTCGCATGAAAAGCGGTAACTGGTCGGGTGACCTTGTGTACTTCAAAGCCGATGATCGGGCTAAAACCGATACAAAACTCGGTGGCGGCAACATCAACTATGCCATTGAAAATGTTGTTTCCTTAGGCGCCGGTTTTTACATGCTCGATTCCGATGATGAAAGACGGGATTCCATGAACGTGTACAATCTGCGCGGCGGTATCAACCCCTTTGCCCTGGCAGATGGCATTCCGGCCTTGCGGCCATTGCGGTTTGATGCGGAGTTTGTGCATGAAGACGCCGGCCGCCGTAAGGTTGTGGATATTGACAACCCTGATTTCGCCAATGGAAAGGCCTGGCACATCACCGCCAGCTATGCGTTTGAAGATGTACCCTGGAAACCGTTACTTTCTTACCGGTACGCCAGCTTTGACGAGAACTATGACTCACTTTTTTACCACTCCTCCGACTGGGGTACCTGGTTTCAGGGTGAAATCCTGGGTGAGTATGTGCTGGCCAACGAGAACCTCAACTCGCACATGGTTAAACTGAGACTGCAACCGATTGATCCGGTAACCGTCAACCTCATCTACTATAAGTTCAAACTGCATGATGCCACTGCAGGCGGTGTAAGCAGTGACAAGTATGCTGATGAGTACGATCTGATTGTTGACTGGGCTGTCACCGATTACTTCTCACTGTCCGTTGTCGGTGCCATTGCCACCCCTGATGATGCGGCCAAAGAACTGACCGGAGGTGACAACACCTGGTCGTATGTGATGGTTCTTGGTGGACTTAAATTTTAA
- a CDS encoding GAF domain-containing sensor histidine kinase yields the protein MTAQQVHRNVADCLDDLRTKDRLLSSIHKISSLLTRSISLDTILMLIVKETTQVFGFSRLAVFLTDTDRGLLECRYIHGFSPDDSERALLLPYRLQDHDCVETRVALYGKTIYVRDYSNDPTLTPIDRKVSRIMRRVSTIAVPLKIKSRIIGLITADKDDVRLTLTKRDINILTTFANQASIFIENARLQEQNKRKIKQLLTLQEISKKTSSALNLDKLCQVICTSARQISKAIGSVLYLFDEEGKSLTIAAARGFDTAATRTVHLKKGVGLVGWVAKSGKPILVDDVGVDPQYHPILDNITSLLAVPLNSDKRTIGVLQVTSDERAAFTEDDLKLLLIYAGHAASLIRNARLYGQVMTERNFRENILESSPNSMITINLKKEVTSVNRRTEELFRLRRKDVLGVHVGEMFPAEIVRIVALALDDHAVVNRKEIQQNNRDNSPVILGVTSSLLRTHQGSLIGAMLIVRDLTEEKKTEELIRRLDRLTSLGQVSAGIAHEIRNPLTSINFNVQLLAKKGVASDTAQRLLADTQEGIDRIRILVKGMLGFAKPSLPSLQSDSLPRVIEGAIGLMDSQLKKKKIDVVLDLQSSLPQAVFDAHQIQQVLVNLLLNSMEAMPNGGIISITGRYEGRAAKHAAQIVLRISDKGSGIPRDHLSRIFNPFFTTKPEGTGLGLSIVHKIMEQHGASVDVVSEQNQGTTFILRFPIQLRKERGNVSI from the coding sequence ATGACTGCACAACAAGTTCATCGAAATGTGGCTGACTGCCTGGATGACCTCAGGACGAAAGACAGGCTGTTAAGCTCAATCCATAAGATTTCCAGCCTGCTGACCCGCTCTATTTCGTTGGATACCATACTGATGCTGATCGTGAAGGAGACCACCCAGGTCTTCGGTTTCAGCAGACTGGCTGTTTTTTTAACGGATACAGATCGGGGGTTGCTCGAATGTCGGTACATCCACGGTTTCAGCCCCGATGATTCAGAACGGGCACTCTTGCTGCCGTATCGATTGCAAGACCATGACTGCGTTGAAACACGGGTTGCGCTGTACGGTAAAACCATTTACGTCAGAGATTACAGCAATGATCCGACCTTAACCCCGATTGACCGTAAAGTCAGCCGGATCATGCGCAGGGTCTCCACCATCGCTGTTCCTCTTAAAATCAAGAGCAGGATTATCGGTCTGATCACTGCTGACAAGGACGATGTCAGGCTGACGCTCACCAAGCGGGATATCAATATCCTGACCACCTTTGCCAACCAGGCCAGTATCTTTATTGAAAATGCCCGACTGCAAGAGCAGAATAAACGAAAGATAAAACAGTTGTTAACCTTGCAGGAGATCAGCAAAAAGACCAGTTCAGCTTTGAATCTCGATAAATTATGTCAGGTCATCTGCACGAGTGCGCGTCAGATCAGCAAGGCAATCGGCAGTGTGCTCTATCTGTTTGACGAAGAAGGGAAGTCTTTGACCATTGCTGCAGCCCGGGGATTCGACACTGCGGCAACGCGAACTGTCCATCTGAAAAAAGGGGTGGGGCTCGTTGGTTGGGTGGCAAAGTCCGGTAAGCCGATCCTGGTGGATGATGTGGGCGTTGATCCGCAGTATCACCCGATCCTGGACAACATTACTTCCCTGCTGGCGGTTCCTTTAAACAGTGACAAGCGGACCATAGGTGTGCTGCAGGTCACCAGTGATGAACGGGCGGCGTTTACCGAAGATGATCTGAAGCTCCTTCTTATCTATGCAGGTCATGCGGCAAGCCTGATCAGAAACGCACGGCTGTATGGTCAGGTGATGACGGAACGAAACTTTCGGGAAAACATCTTAGAAAGCTCGCCCAACAGCATGATCACCATCAATTTGAAAAAAGAGGTGACCTCTGTTAACCGGCGGACTGAAGAGCTGTTTCGTCTGCGCAGAAAGGATGTGCTTGGTGTGCATGTCGGTGAGATGTTCCCGGCAGAGATCGTCAGGATCGTTGCGCTTGCGCTAGATGATCATGCGGTGGTGAACCGGAAGGAGATTCAGCAGAACAATAGAGACAACAGCCCTGTTATCCTGGGGGTGACCTCTTCACTGTTACGAACCCATCAGGGCAGTCTGATCGGGGCCATGCTCATTGTCCGCGATTTGACCGAGGAAAAGAAAACCGAAGAGCTGATCAGACGTCTTGATCGCTTGACCTCTTTGGGGCAGGTATCGGCAGGTATTGCCCATGAGATCAGAAACCCGCTGACCAGCATCAACTTTAATGTGCAGCTGCTTGCCAAAAAAGGAGTTGCATCAGACACTGCCCAGCGGTTACTTGCCGATACCCAGGAAGGCATTGATCGGATCCGGATACTGGTCAAGGGTATGCTCGGTTTTGCCAAGCCATCGTTGCCCAGTTTACAAAGTGATTCGTTGCCCCGTGTCATTGAGGGGGCAATCGGTCTCATGGATTCGCAGCTTAAAAAAAAGAAGATTGACGTGGTTCTGGATCTGCAGAGCAGTTTGCCACAGGCAGTTTTTGATGCCCACCAGATTCAACAGGTCCTGGTGAACCTGCTGCTCAACAGCATGGAAGCCATGCCCAATGGTGGTATTATCTCCATTACCGGCAGATATGAGGGGAGAGCCGCCAAACACGCGGCCCAGATTGTGCTGCGGATTTCCGATAAGGGGTCCGGTATTCCCCGGGACCATCTCTCACGGATTTTCAACCCTTTTTTCACAACAAAACCTGAAGGAACCGGTTTGGGGCTCTCCATTGTCCACAAGATCATGGAGCAGCACGGGGCATCGGTGGATGTGGTCAGCGAGCAGAACCAGGGCACAACCTTTATCCTGCGTTTCCCGATCCAGCTGCGTAAGGAGCGTGGTAATGTATCGATATAA